A DNA window from Parabacteroides johnsonii DSM 18315 contains the following coding sequences:
- a CDS encoding DUF4924 family protein has product MIIARQKRKENIAEYLLYMWQVEDLIRANNFDMDSIRRTIVERYDQPDDVKEEIAKWYEELIEMMRSEGVKEKGHIQLNKNVIIALTDLHLRLLKSSKEMVYGAAYYKTLPFIVQLRAKSGGEDLPELETCFNAIYGFLMLKMQGKEISPETMEGIKQISSFLALLAEKYREDMNGELKLEE; this is encoded by the coding sequence ATGATTATAGCGAGACAAAAAAGAAAGGAAAATATAGCCGAATATTTGTTGTACATGTGGCAGGTGGAAGACCTGATACGTGCCAATAATTTCGATATGGACTCGATTCGCCGCACGATCGTGGAACGTTACGACCAGCCGGACGATGTAAAGGAAGAGATTGCCAAATGGTATGAGGAACTGATCGAGATGATGCGTTCCGAAGGGGTGAAGGAAAAAGGACATATCCAGCTGAATAAGAATGTGATTATTGCTCTGACCGACCTGCACCTCCGCCTTCTGAAATCGTCGAAGGAAATGGTGTACGGGGCGGCTTATTATAAAACACTCCCCTTTATCGTCCAGCTCCGTGCCAAATCGGGTGGCGAGGACTTGCCTGAGTTGGAGACTTGTTTCAATGCTATTTACGGTTTCCTGATGCTGAAGATGCAAGGAAAGGAAATCAGCCCCGAAACGATGGAGGGGATCAAACAGATCAGCTCGTTCCTGGCGCTTCTGGCCGAGAAATATCGTGAAGATATGAATGGGGAACTGAAATTAGAAGAATAA
- a CDS encoding Mur ligase family protein — translation MRKVHLISVTEPLLFDLALAIHQKGYEVSVSGVGLADTTLARLEKEGCTCHGDGWFPERLTKDIHFVVLGAAVRQDNPELIRAKELGLLVLSIPEFIFQRTKEKTRVVVAGSRGKKTIISMIVCALRRQKLAFDYALTSEVPLLPDRVHLSYEARIAIIEGDEHVTSALEKRFQLEFYRPHIAILTNLMWTSATDHATPEAYHTTFRTFASSIERGGKLIYFDGDPVVKQLAQGVREDITAMPYDQHVVVEKEGKTYLQTRYGDFPIYIPDRFFLINLNAARLACRQLGVKDADFYQALSEYSVSLLP, via the coding sequence ATGCGAAAAGTTCATTTAATCTCCGTAACCGAGCCTCTGTTGTTTGACTTAGCCCTGGCTATTCACCAAAAAGGATATGAAGTAAGCGTATCCGGTGTCGGACTGGCTGATACGACTCTTGCCAGACTGGAAAAAGAGGGGTGTACTTGTCATGGGGACGGATGGTTTCCGGAGAGATTAACTAAAGATATACATTTTGTGGTATTAGGGGCCGCAGTCCGGCAGGATAACCCCGAATTGATACGAGCAAAGGAACTGGGATTATTAGTGCTTTCGATACCTGAATTCATATTTCAGCGGACGAAAGAGAAGACGCGGGTTGTTGTTGCCGGCAGTCGGGGAAAGAAGACGATCATCTCGATGATTGTTTGTGCCCTGAGGCGGCAGAAACTTGCGTTCGACTATGCGTTGACCAGCGAAGTTCCCTTGTTGCCTGATCGTGTACATCTGAGCTACGAAGCCCGGATCGCGATTATCGAGGGTGACGAGCATGTCACGTCCGCTTTGGAGAAACGGTTCCAGCTTGAATTCTATCGTCCGCATATTGCTATTCTGACCAATCTGATGTGGACTTCCGCGACTGACCATGCCACGCCGGAGGCCTATCACACGACTTTCCGTACGTTCGCCTCTTCCATCGAGCGCGGGGGAAAGCTGATCTATTTTGACGGCGATCCTGTTGTCAAACAGCTTGCCCAGGGAGTACGCGAGGATATAACGGCTATGCCCTACGATCAACATGTCGTGGTCGAGAAAGAAGGAAAGACTTATTTGCAGACTCGCTACGGGGATTTTCCTATCTATATTCCGGACCGCTTCTTCTTGATCAACTTGAATGCTGCCCGCCTGGCCTGCCGCCAGTTAGGTGTAAAAGATGCGGATTTTTATCAGGCATTATCCGAATATAGTGTATCTTTGCTCCCATGA
- a CDS encoding Dabb family protein codes for MKKTIFASLTILAFSALMFCCSNTPKQEKMLRHVVMFGFKPEVSAQQIKEVEDAFCALPSQIDLIKGYEWGTDCSPEGLQQGLTHCFFLTFHSDADRDAYLVHPAHKAFGKVLGDKASAVTVVDYWTK; via the coding sequence ATGAAAAAGACAATCTTCGCATCATTGACAATCCTGGCATTCTCGGCCCTGATGTTCTGTTGCAGCAATACTCCCAAGCAGGAGAAAATGCTTCGCCACGTTGTCATGTTCGGATTCAAACCCGAAGTATCTGCCCAACAGATCAAAGAAGTCGAAGATGCTTTCTGCGCACTTCCTTCCCAGATAGACCTGATCAAAGGGTACGAATGGGGGACGGATTGCAGTCCCGAAGGATTGCAACAGGGATTGACGCACTGCTTCTTCCTGACGTTTCATTCAGATGCGGACCGCGACGCCTACCTCGTCCACCCGGCGCATAAGGCTTTCGGGAAAGTATTAGGAGACAAGGCTTCTGCCGTCACCGTCGTGGACTACTGGACTAAATAA
- a CDS encoding MBL fold metallo-hydrolase: protein MDIQLIDTGFFHADGGAMFGAIPKTAWSRRYPSDEQNGCILAMRTLLVRDGNGKIVLVDNGAGNKHLKQLSYYNFFDLVDLKEELQRRGVACEEVTDIILTHLHFDHCGYTTQKEEQPDGKPLFKMAFPNATHWVSRTQWENFLHPNALEADSYFIENMQATYDSGKLRLIESDTNLCPGIDLRLFDGHTPGQIAPYITTPKRTYVFAGDVIPLAASVSPLWISAYDTCPVVSYNEKVRMLEEATLKKQAIIYCHDAYTQCTTVKKVQDFFKTDQKVSLFSIG from the coding sequence ATGGATATTCAACTTATAGACACGGGCTTTTTCCATGCAGACGGAGGCGCCATGTTCGGTGCGATTCCCAAGACCGCCTGGAGCCGCCGTTATCCAAGCGATGAACAAAACGGATGCATCTTGGCCATGCGCACTCTATTGGTGCGCGACGGGAACGGGAAGATCGTACTTGTTGACAACGGGGCGGGCAACAAACATCTGAAACAACTCAGCTATTACAACTTCTTCGACCTCGTCGATCTGAAGGAAGAACTTCAAAGACGAGGCGTTGCCTGTGAGGAGGTTACGGATATCATACTCACGCATCTTCACTTCGACCATTGCGGATATACGACACAAAAAGAAGAGCAACCGGACGGAAAGCCTCTCTTTAAAATGGCCTTTCCGAATGCCACCCACTGGGTTAGCCGCACACAATGGGAGAATTTCCTTCATCCGAATGCGCTCGAAGCCGACTCCTATTTCATCGAGAATATGCAAGCCACCTACGACAGCGGCAAGCTCCGCCTCATCGAAAGCGACACGAATCTTTGCCCCGGTATCGACCTACGGCTGTTCGACGGACATACACCGGGACAAATCGCACCTTACATCACGACACCTAAGCGCACATACGTCTTCGCAGGCGATGTCATCCCGTTGGCGGCAAGTGTTTCACCTCTCTGGATCTCCGCATACGACACTTGTCCCGTCGTATCCTACAACGAGAAAGTGCGAATGCTGGAAGAGGCGACCTTAAAGAAACAGGCGATCATCTACTGTCACGATGCCTATACACAGTGCACTACAGTGAAAAAGGTGCAGGACTTTTTCAAGACCGATCAAAAGGTTTCACTTTTTTCCATAGGGTGA
- the rfbD gene encoding dTDP-4-dehydrorhamnose reductase: MKTILVTGANGQLGNSIRQLAAGYPQYAFVFTDVDTLDICDAQAVDAFVKEKQADYIINCAAYTAVDKAEDDEALCFRINRDAVRNLGEAARMAGARVIHVSTDYVFDGTNHLPYVETDATCPASVYGRTKLAGEQALQEVCPDAVIIRTAWLYSEFGNNFVKTMLRLGNEREQLSVVFDQIGSPTYAGDLAATILAVLVQAEAGAFVPGIYHYSNEGVCSWYDFAVKIMELGDAPCHVLPIESKDYPAKAARPHFSVLNKTKIKTIYTISIPHWEASLRECMKRITK, translated from the coding sequence ATGAAAACAATTTTAGTAACAGGAGCTAACGGGCAACTGGGCAATTCGATCCGTCAGTTGGCTGCCGGATATCCGCAATATGCGTTTGTGTTTACGGATGTGGATACGCTCGATATTTGTGACGCTCAGGCTGTGGATGCTTTTGTCAAGGAGAAGCAAGCCGATTATATCATCAATTGTGCTGCCTATACGGCTGTGGATAAGGCGGAAGATGACGAAGCTCTTTGTTTCCGTATCAATCGGGATGCCGTTCGAAACTTAGGAGAGGCGGCGCGTATGGCTGGGGCGAGGGTGATCCATGTTTCTACCGACTATGTATTCGACGGTACGAATCATTTGCCTTATGTGGAAACGGACGCGACTTGTCCGGCTTCTGTCTACGGGCGTACGAAACTTGCCGGTGAACAGGCTTTGCAGGAGGTTTGCCCGGATGCGGTAATCATCCGTACGGCATGGCTGTACTCCGAGTTCGGTAATAATTTTGTCAAGACGATGTTGCGTCTGGGAAATGAGCGGGAGCAGTTGTCTGTAGTGTTCGACCAGATTGGTTCGCCGACGTATGCCGGTGACCTGGCGGCTACCATTTTAGCGGTGTTGGTGCAGGCGGAGGCGGGTGCTTTTGTTCCCGGTATCTATCATTATTCCAACGAAGGAGTTTGCAGCTGGTATGATTTCGCCGTGAAGATTATGGAGTTGGGCGATGCGCCCTGCCATGTTCTCCCGATCGAGTCCAAAGATTATCCTGCGAAGGCTGCCCGTCCGCATTTCAGCGTCCTGAACAAGACTAAGATTAAAACGATCTATACAATCAGCATACCCCATTGGGAAGCGAGTCTGCGTGAATGTATGAAAAGAATAACAAAATAA